The following is a genomic window from Chloroflexota bacterium.
GCGCGGGCGCGTCCGCTGCCACAGAGCCATCCGCCGATGCTTCGCCCCTACCGTACGCCTGCCACGTCGCCGCGCCAGCGTCCGTTGTCACCCTTCCATCACCGCGATCTCTTCGTCCGTCAGCCCGTACAACTCATGCACCAGCGCGTCGATCTGGCGGTCGGTGGCGCGCAGAGACCTCGCGGGTCTTGAAGACCCGCGAGGTCTGGTACGCCGCACCGTCGTAGGGGCGCGGTCGCCGCGCCCGGCCATCGCATCATCGTAGGGGCGAAGCATCGGCGCGGGCGCGTCCGCTGCCACAGAGCCATCCGCCGATGCTTCGCCCCTACCGTACGCCTGCCACGTCGCCGCGCCAGCGTCCGTTGTCACCCTTCCACCACCGCGATCTCCTCGTCCGCCAGCCCGTACAACTCGTACACCAGCGCGTCGATCTGGCGGTCGGTGGCGGCGATCTGCGTGGCGATCAGGTCGCGCGCGGCTTGCGACCCGGCGGCGGCCTGCCGCTTGTGCAGGTCGAGCATCTGCGTGACGAGCGTCACCATCCGGTCGTGCCGCGCCTTGTCGTTCGCGTCGGCGAAGTCGATCGGGCGGATAGGGAGTTGCGCGATGAATTGTGTCCAGAACCTCACATATCCACCGCGCAAGTGAGTCCCAATTATGCTCAGATATGAGAACAGTAGTGGCGAATTGAGTAAACCAAGCACGTAGAACGACGACAAATCATCGGATTTCAACAGGACGCCATACCCTGTCTTGAAGAAATACCCTGATTCGTCATATGTAAACGATGCAACATTGTTGTAGTCTGGAACGATAATTTTCGGTCGTCGAAATAGCGTCATACTTTTGGGATACCCAAAGGCATACCAATTTGCGCCTGTGAACTTACCTTTTTCACGTGCGGCCAATATGCTACGGTTCAATGCCAAATAGTCCAGAGTTTTCGGGAAACGCTTCGCCATTTCGGTAGGCGAATATAGGCGAGATACCGAATCGGTAGTCTCATACGGACTGATCAGTCTCGTCGTGCTTACAGGCTGTTGATAACGTCGAATATCGCTGCCGCGCAGAAATGGGACTGTTGCTTCAGATTCAACTCGCACGACCCGGTCGAGATTCTTTGATGCCCCTTCGATCAGTTGACCACTTAGGCGGCAGTCCTCGAGCACAAAGACATCATCAGCGCTTGTCTGCGTACCAACAAAGATATGCGCCACATCCCCCAACTTCACCGGCATCCGGCTCAGGCGCTCGAACAACGCCGCACCCGCGCCAACCGTGAAATTCCACTCCGCGCCGGTGATGCTGGCGGCCGGCACGTCGCCCGCCACGCCCGCACCGTTCAATCGCCACGCGTTGAGGTCGTCCACCTTGACAATGTGCGCCGCGTCCGCACCCGCCTTGTCGAGGAACATCAGACAGGTATAGGTCGTCGCACCCGCGAAGACCTGTTGATCGCCGAAATGGACGACGTGCCGCAGGTGCTTGCCTTCCGAGAGCACGCCGCGCAGCGGCGCGCCGTACTTCGCGTTGAAGAACTTGTGCGGCAGGATGAAGCCGAGCGTGCCCGTCGCGTTCAGAAGGCCGAGCGCGCGCTCGACGAACACCACATAGACATCGTAGTTGCCCGACCCGGCGGCGCGGTACAGCCGCTTGTACGCCTCCACCTCGCGCGGCGCGTACTCCGTCATCGTTTGAATACGCACATACGGCGGGTTGCCGATCACGACGTCAAAGCCGCCCGCCTTCATCACCGCCGGGAACTCGGCGCGCCAGTCGAACGCGCGCACCGCCTCGCGCGCGGCCGGGTCGTCGGCGTAGTCGGGCCCGATCAGGCTGTTGCCCCAGCGGATGTTCGCGTCGAGGTTCGGCAGGGCGCGTTCGCCGTCGCCGTCCAGCAACTGCGGCTGCAGCGTCTCGCGGCTCTCGTCCTCCAGCACCGTCAGCAGCAGGCTCAGCTTCGTCACCTCGACCGCCTGCCGGTCGATATCGACGCCGTAGATGTTGTTGAGCAGGATGCGCTTCTTCTCGGCGGTCGTCAAGCGCCAGTCCGGCGTGCCCGCGCCGTGCGTCGCGTCGTAGAGCGGCTTCTGCTTGGCCGGCTCGTGCGCGGCGTACCAGTCGCGGTGCCAGTCGAGCAGGAAGCGGTACGCGCCGAGCAGGAACGAGCCGGAGCCGCACGCCATGTCGAGCACGCGCAGTGCCGACGCCTCCTTCGGCGTCCGGCCGTCCAGCCGCCGCCCGAGCGTCTGCCGCACGATGTAGTCGACGATGTACGAGGGCGTGTAGTAGACGCCGCCCGCCTTGCGCACCTCCGGCTTCTCCTCGATCTTGGCGTGGCCGCCGGCGGTGACGCGGATTACTTTTCCAAGAAATTGCTCGTAGACGTTGCCGAGGATCTCGGGCGGCATCAGCCGGAAGTTATAGGTGCCGTACAGCTCGCCGATCAGCGCCTTCAGCACGCGGTCGTCGATCTCCAGCTTGAGCACGGCGCGGTCGCGCGCAAAGTCGAACAGGCCGGAGTTGTACTTGCGGTCAGCCTTCCTGAACAGCGCGACGAGCGCGGGGTAGATGCCGTCGCGCGCGGCCAGCTCGCGCAGTTGGCCGTACGGCTCGATGTCGCGGTCTTCGGCGATGCGCAGGAAGATCAGCCGGTCGATCGTGCGCTGGACGGCGTCGGTCAGGTCGTCGGCGGAGAGGCTGTTGCGCAGTTCGATGTTCTGCGCCAGCGCGCGCCGCCAGCCCTCGATCGTGTCGAGGAAGTCGGCATCGACCGTCACGCTGCCGCGCTTGCCGGTCTCCGACTGCGCGAACTGGTCGAACGCTCCGCCGCGCACCGCCTCGAACGAGAAGAGGTCCCAGAGCGCGCGCCACTCATCGGCGTACTGCGGGAAGGTGTAGTACTGCTTGCGCGCCACCGACGGCTTGTCGCCCGGCTTCGGCTTGCTGCGGCAGTCGTAGACGGCGAACTCCTCGAAGTCGGTCAGGATCGAGAGCGCCAGCTTGCCGTTCCAGCCGTAGCGGCGCAGTTGGAACGCGGCGTCGGCGTTGGTCTTGAGCGCGACGCCCGGCTTCTTCGCCTCGACGTAGAACTTGATGTCGTGCTCGGACATGCGGAAGGCATAGTCGGGCGCGCGCTGGCTGGCGTCGATCTCCAGCGAGACCTCGGTCATCACCGGCTTGTACTGCGGCGCGCGCCGCTCGACGTTCAGCACGTCCCAGCCGAGCGCCGTGAACAGCGGGTCGATCAGTTCGCGGCGCGCCTCGGCTTCTTTGTAGCGCGGCGCGTGGTACGCCTCGCGGTTCGTGAGGTAGTGCTTGACGAGCGACGCGATCTGCGCGCGCGATTGGTCGAAGGTGAGCATAGGTATCAGGGAACAGGGATCAGGGATCAGGGATCAGGGTTCAGGGATCAGGGTTCAGGGATCAGGGTTCAGGGTTCAGGTGTCAGACGCTTCGCCAGCTTCGACAAGATGAGCCGTCGGCTGAGCTTGTCGAAGCCGATTCTGCAACCGCTCGATTTGGGGACAGTATACCGCAAACCACCAGACCTGAAGGGTTTTGCATGGCTCCTCCCATTCGCCGCCTCTCGCCGTAAACCCTTCGGGTCTATCACGTCGCCGCGCCGCACCACCAGACCCGAAGGGTTTTGCGCGGATCCCCTCATTCGCCGCCTCTCGCCGTAAACCCTTCGGGTCTACGGTCGAAGCACACAAAGACCTCGCGGGTCTTGAACCGCGAGGTCTGGCACGGCACGCCTTCGTCCGTTTGTCCGTCATCTATCCGTTGACCCGCCGCGCATCCTATCCGTTTATCCGTCGCTGTGCGCTGGCCTCCAGCCAGCGCACGTTTAGCGGTCTGCGGCAAGCGCCGCAGACTCAGCATCCGTTGACCATCGCCTCGATCGCCGCGAGGCGCTGCTCAAGCCGCGCCGCCTGCCGCCGCGTGCGCGCCCAGCCGGTGCCCAGCAGCAGGCACGCGCCGAGCGACAGGCCGATGCCGCCCAGTAACGCCGGGAGCAGCGCGCTATTCAGCACTGCCGCTTCGGCGGGCCGCTCGGCGACGCGCGCACCCGCCCCCTGCGCTTCCAGCGCCGCGATACGCGCCGCCTGCGCATCCGTGATCTGCGCCAGCGCCTGAATCGCGGCCAGCGCGATGCCGTCCGCGTCAATGGTATTGATATGCCGCTCGTCCTCGCCCAGCCCGAACGCCGCGTAAACGTCCTGCGCCATCGGTCCCATGTGCCGGATCGACGCATCCTGCGTCTTGTAGCTCCACGTCGTCACCGGCATCGCCGCCACCTGCGCCAGGATCGCCCGCCCGTCCACCGTCGTCAGGTTCATTTTGGCGTTGCGATCACTCAGCGCGCTCCATGAGTTACCGCCGGCTGGGACCTGCACCCCGGCCGTCGTCGCGCCGCCGCCGTCGACCGCCGTGACGAAATACACACCGCCCGTGGTGCGCGCAGAGAATGCATTGGCAAGTCCGCATGAGAAACCATACGGTTGAGAATCCGCCCACGTGAAGCAGCCCGGCTGCTGCGACACGGCGTTATACCCGGCGGCGTAGCTGTAATCGCCTTGAGCGGCGCTATTATAGCCGCCGCCGACCGTCGAGAACAATCCGCTAGCGGCGCTACTATAGCCGCCGCCGACCGTCGAGAACGCTCCGCTAGCGGCGCTATTATAGCCGCCGCCGGCCGTCGCGTACCATCCGCTCGCCGTGTTTTTTTGGCCGCCGCCGACCGTCGCGAACGCTCCGCTCGCCGTGTTGGTTATGCCACCACCGACCGTTGCGTACAACCCGCTCGCCGTGTTGTTGGCGCCGCCGCTAGCGGTCGCATAATTGCCGAGCACGCTGTTGGCTGTGCCGCCGCCAATCACGCCGCCGCTGACCGTGACGGGCAGCGTATTCTGCACGGGATTGCCCAGCACGCTCGGGGCAAACGGCCCCGGCTGCGTCGTGAACGCCGGCAGGGATAGCGCGTACGACGCGGGCAGCAGCGGCTGGCGCGGCTGCAGCGTCGTGTACCCGCCGCTGCCCGCCGGGCAGCGTACCTGTGTGGCGAGCCAGCGCCCCTGCCCATTGAATACGCCCACGCCAAAATCCAGCGGCGCGGTGAACAGCCCGCCCGTCACCGCCAGCGTCGCCGTGACGTTGCCGCCGATCGGCACGCCCGCCGTTGCGTCATCGAACAACGAGAAGACGAAATCACAGGCGGCGTTCACCGCTGCGCCATTGCTCTGCAAGCGCCCCTGATAGCTGATCGCCGTCGTCAGTGCGACGCTAACCGGCGCGGACTGCGAAGCAGTTTCCGGCGCGCGGGCTTCCTGCGCTGATGCGCTGAGCGCAGCCAGTCCGAAAACGGTAGCCAGTATAACGACGGCGAGCACTACGAGCCGAAGCCAAAGCGTGCGAGGCATACGTTCCTCCTGGAGAGTGTGGCCATAGCCAGACGGATCTGGCGGGTGGTGTGAGGCCGTAAGTTGCCCGGATTGTAGCGATGAACATGTCGCGCGTCAACGCCAAATACAAAGACCTCGCGGGTCTTGGAGACCCACGAGGTCTGATGTGCCACAAGCCCGCAGACCCGAAGGGTTTTGCATGGCTCCTCCCATTCGCTGCCTCTCGCCATAAACCCTTCGGGTCTATCACACTCGCCGCGCCGCCCTCAGCAATTCTCATTTTGGAGTCCGCCGCCAGGTTGCCCCTCATCCCCTGGCCCCTTCTCCCCCGCGCACGCGGGGGAGAAGGGGAAAAGCTAACGGGGAGGGCAACGCCGCTTTCTTGTCGAGCCAGCTTGTGTGACAAGCACCAGGGGGCCAGTTCATAGCAAGCCGACATTGGGAAGTACCCGTCCAAAGCCAAATTGGGAATTGCTGGCCGCCCTATGCGGCATTCGACCGTGCGCGCTTCTGGTGTATACTCGCCGTTGCAAACTAGCGGCCGTCAGCCGCATCGCGCGCGACATCCAGACGCACGGCTCAATCCACCCCGCCGGCGCACTGACCTCGCCGGCCAGCCATCGGAGGGATCATGAACGAGGCTCTGCTCGACGCGTTTCACCACAACAGTTGGGCGACCCGGCAACTGCTCGCGGCCTGTCGCGGACTTTCCATGGAACAGCTCGCGTCCTCCGCGACCGGCAGCTACGGGAGCATTCTGGACACATTCAATCACATTATCGGCGCGGATGCCTGGTACCTGTCGCTGCTATCCGGCAGCGGGCCCGAATGGGCACGCAAGCGCGAGAAGAGCGCCGACCTCGACCAGCTCGAGGCGCGCGTGGAGGAGACCGCGCAGAACTGGGAGCGGTTCCTCGCCGAGCCGATCAATACGGAGCGGGTGCTCATCCTCGATGAAGGCAAGTACGAGACGTACCCCGGCGTGATCATTGCCCAGGCGTTCCATCACGGCAGCGCCCACCGCGAGCAGATCTGCGCGATCCTGACCGGCTTCGGCCTCGAACCGCCGGACGTTCAAGCCTGGGCGTATGCGGACGCCACCGGTCGCGGGCGCGACGCGATGTAGGGGCGGGGCATCGGCCAGACGCGCCTGTTGGCTCAGCACGTCCCGCCGATGCTTCGCCCCTACCACAACACCCCAACATTCAGCCGCGCATCATCCGGCGTTAATGCGCAGCTTATCCGGTGCTGTTATAAATGGAGGGTGAACATCATGCGGCGGGCGCGAGCGCCCGCCGAGTGCATTCCTGAGGAGGAAGCAGATGAGCAAGAAAGCGATGGCCGTGCTGGTTATAGCCGTCTTTGTCGTCAGCCTGCTGACGAGCGCCGTCGCGGGCGCGGCGGCCGGCATCATGGCGGTGCGCGCGGCGCCGGTGGACCTGCTGCGCGGCGCGCAGTCGAACAACGTCCCGGCGCAGGCGCCCGGCGGCACGGCGCCGAACAACCAGACGCCAAGCGACCCGAACCAGCAGCCGAACACGCCCAACAACCGGCAGTTCCCGAACGGGCAGGCCCCGCGCGGCACACTCGGCGGCGCGGCGGTCGTCAGCCAAGTCGTGACCGGTTCGCCCGCCGAGAAGGCTGGCCTGCAGGTCGGCGACATCATCGTGTCGGTCAACGGCGCGCGGCTCGACGCCAACCACACGCTCGACGTGCTGATCCAGCAGTCGAAGCCGGGCGACACGGTCGAGTTGGGGCTGCGGCAGCGCGGCCAGGCCGAGAGCACGCTGAAGGTGACGCTCGGCGCCAACCCAAGCAACGCCGCGCAAGCGTACCTGGGCATCCAGTTCCAGGCGACGCCCATCAGCGGCACGCGCCCGACGTCGTAGCGACCAGTCGCTCGTCGGTAGTCAGCAACTGGTAGTTGTAGTCGCCTGTTGCTCGTAGACCTCGCGGGTCTTCACGACCCGCGAGGTCTTTTGCGTTGCGATTGCGGCTTGTAGCGGCGCATGTTACAATGCGCGCCATGACAACCCTCGCGACGGCCCCTCGCTCGCGCCTCTTCTACGGCTGGATCGTCGTCCTCGTCTCCGCGCTCGGCGGGTTCGTCGTCTCCGGCGCAGGGTATGCCGCCTTCGGGCAGTTCATCCAGCCGCTGTCGCAGGCGTTCGGCTGGCCGGTCGGCGTCATCGGGCTGGTCAGCACCGTGCGCCTGGTCACCGCGATGGTCGTCTCACCGGTCGTCGGCTGGCTGTCCGACCGCGTCGGCCCGCGCGTGGTGCTGGCGGCCGGCGCGCTGATCACCGGTGCGGCATACCTCGCGCTCTACTTCATCAGCGACCCGGTCGTCTTCTACGCCGTGTTCACCGTCGCGATGGCGCTCGGCTTCAACATGCTGGTCGGCACGCCTGCGCAGGCGGCCGTCGCGCGCTGGTTCCGCCGCCAGCGCGGCATGGCGATGGCGATTGTGTCGATGGGCAGCTCGTTCGGCGGCGTCTTTCTGGTTCCGGCGGTGCAACTGCTGCTGGCCGGCGGCGACTGGCGCTGGGCGTTCGGCGTGATCGGCGCGGGCATCCTGCTGGTTAACCTGCCGCTCGCCGTCCTTTTCCTGCGCGACGATCCCGAGTCGCTCGGCCTGCACGCCGATGGCGACGCGTCGCCCCCGCCGGTCGCAGCGGCCAGCGAGCCCGCGCACGACGACCGGCAGTGGTCCGCGCGCGAGATCTGGTCGGCCCCCGACTTCCGCCACCTGGCGATCGGCCTGCTCTTCACGGCGTCGCTCTGGTCGCTCATCGAGTTCTACCAGTTCCCGATCCTCACGTCGCGCGGCGTCGACGGCGGCACCGCCGCGCTGTTCATCTCCATCTATTCGTTGTGCGCTGCGCTGACCAAGTTCGGCTGGGGCTACCTGGCCGACCGCGTCGACTTGCGCCGCCTGCTGGTCGGCGCGCTCTGGCTGAACGCGGCCGGGCTGGCGCTGCTGGCGTTCGCCGACAACACGGCGCTGTTCTGGCTGTACGCCACCGTCAGCGGCGCGACCGGCGGCGGGCAGGCCGCGCTGGCCGCCCCGCTGATCGCCCAGCGCTTCGGGCGGCGCTCATACGGCGCGGCCGCCGGCCTGCTGATGCCGCTCACGATGATCGTGCCGGCCATCGCCGTGCCCGTCGCCGGTTTCGCCTTCGACGCGACCTACACGTACGCGCCGGTCTTCGTCGCCGTGGCGCTGCTGGCGATGCTGACGAGCACGAGCCTCCTCCGCCTTCCCGGGCGGCGGGAGACGATGGTAGTGCGCGAGCCGGGCGCGGCAAGCGGCGGATAGTTTTTTCGTTCGGGTGATATAATCGAGGGCAATACCTCACGAGGGAGGAATTGCCATGGCCGACCATCTTCGGGCACGCAACGTGATGCGGTTATTCTTCGCGCTCGCACTGGCATTTTTCTTCACGGCGCTCGCGCTCGGCAGCCTGCGCGCCTTCACCGCCCGCGCGGCGCCCCCTGCCGCCGTCGCCGGCATAGCCAACGTCAGCATCGCAAGCTTTGCGTTTTCGCCAAGCGTCATTACGGTGCCGGTCGGCACGACGGTCGTCTGGACGAACAACGACCCCTTCACGCACACGGCCACGAGCGACGCCGCGATCTGGGACTCCGGGCAAATCGGCCCGGGCCAGGTCTTCAGCATGACGTTCAATGCCGTCGGCGACTTCCCTTATCATTGCAATATCCACATTCTCATGCACGGCACGGTCGTCGTTACTGGAAGCGTGCTGTACCTGCCGACGATAGCAAGATAGCGGGGAGCGGGGGCGGGGAACAGGGATCAGGTGTCAGGGATCAAGAGTCAGGGATCAGGGCACAGGGATCGGGTTTCAGGGATCAGGGGGCAGGGATCAGGTGTCAGGGTCCGCGAATCGGGGATCGGGAACCAGTAGTAATGAACGACGCGGGATGAGATGTTTTCCATTGGCGCATTGCGAGGCGATAATGTCATCCATTAAGACATTCCGTGATTTGCAGGCGTGGCAGGAGGCCATGATGCTGGCGGTAATGTGCTATGACGTGACGCGCGGATTTCCACGCTCGGAAGAGTTTGGCATGACCTCGCAAATCCGACGTGCCGCCGCTTCAGTTCCGGCCAATATCGCTGAAGGTCATGGCCGACAAACGCGCGCCGACTATGCGCGCTTTCTGAGCGTCGCCCACGGCTCGCTCCGCGAACTGGAAACGCACCTGATGCTCTGCGAGCGCGTCTCGCTAACGACCAGTGAATCCACCGCGCCGCTCCTTACCCAGTGTGACAAAGTCGGCAAACTGCTGTACAGCCTGATGCGCGCCCTGCGCGCCCCTGCGCCTAGCACCTGATCCCCGACACCCGATCCCTGATCCCTGTTCCCTGATCCCTGTTCCCTGTTCCCCGGAGCACGCCATGACCGAACTGACCGCCGACCTGATCGTTTCCGCGCGCCTGCCTGGCGAACTCACATTGTCGCCCGACGGCCGCACCGTCGCCTACACGCTCGCACCGATCGGCAAACGCGAGCCGCACCCGCTCGCCAGCATGTGGCTGGCCGCCACGGACGGGCTGACGCCGCCGCGCCCGCTCACGACCGACACCTGCGACAACCGCCGCGCACAGTGGTCGCCGGACGGCGCGCAGATCGCATTCCTGTCCGATCGCGCCGAGCGCGGCACGCTTCAGTTGTACGTCATCCCGGTTGCCGGCGGCGAAGCGCGCCCGCTGACGCCAGCTGCGAACAAACGCCCGGTGCGCGCCTTCGCCTGGTCGCCGGACGGCGCGCAGATCGCGTACACATGCGCCGATGAGCCGGATGATGAAGAGAAGCGCCGCGAGAAAGAGCGCGACGATGCGGTCGTGTTCGGCGAGCGTCTCCTGCGCGCCCGCCTGCGCGTTATGATGGTAGCCACCGGCGAGACGCGCACACTCACCGACGGCAATCGCCATGTAAGCGAGTTGGCGTGGTCGCCGGACGGCTCGCAAATCGCCTTTGCCACCTGGCCGGCGCCGGCGGAGGAGTTCTCCGGGCGCGACACGCGCATTGACGCCGTGCCGGCCACCGGCGGCGACGCGCGGCTCGTGGCCCGCCTCGGGCGGCAGCGCCTGCGCGGGCTCGTCTGGTCCGGCGACGGGCGTCGACTGCTGTTCATCGGCTCCGCCAGCCGCCACGCGCAGTCATCCGGCGCGCTCTGGGCCGTGGATGCCATCGGCGGCGATCCGGTGCATCTCGCATTCGGCGAAGAGTCGTGCGCGAGCGATCTGGCGCAGCCGCGCGGCTCGTCACGTGCGCTGGCCGTCGTCGCCGCCGGCATCGACACGCAACTGCACTGGATCGACGCCCAGACCGGCGCGCTCGATCATTTCTACGCGGCAAGCGAAGAGACGCCGGTACGCGACATCCTCGCGGCCACGGCGGTCGTGCCGCCGCACAGCACGCCGGTGCTGGCCGCCGTGCGCGCCGGCGGCGACAAGCCGTGGGAGGTCTGGAGCGCGCAGGCGAGCAGCGGTGTGCCCGTGATCTGGTCGGCGCTGACCGCGCACCAGACCGCCTTCGACGGCATCCGCTTTGGAGAACAGGAGCCGTTCTATTGGCAAGCGCCGGACGGGCTGATGCTCGACGGTATCTTCGTGCGCCCGGCCAACGATCTGACGCCGCCCTGGCCGACCGTGGTGCTCGTGCACGGCGGGCCGTACGGCCGCTTCGCACAAGGGTTCTTCGTCGGCTGGGGCCAGTGGGCGCAGTGGCTGGCGACGGCGGGCTACGCCGTGCTGCTGCCGAACCCGCGCGGCGGCATGGGACATGGCGAGCGGTTCGCGGCGGCGGCGCGCGGCGACGTGGGCGGCGCGGACTGGCTCGACGTCGCCAGCGCCGCCGATGCGGCGGTCGCGCGTGGCCTGGCCGACCCGGCGCGGCTCGGCATCGGCGGCTGGAGCCAGGGCGGCTTCATGACCGCCTGGGCCACCACGCAGACGCGCCGCTTCAAGGCGGCCATCATGGGCGCGGGCGTCAGCGACTGGGGCATGCTGACGCTGACGAGCGACGTGCCGGACTTCGAGAGCGAGCTCGGCGGCAACGTGCCGTGGGACGGCCCTGGCGCGCGGCACGACCTGGCGCTGTCGCCAATTATGGTTGCGCGGCGCGCGGCCACGCCGATCTTGATCCTGCACGGGCAGAACGACGAGCGCGTGCCGGTCTCGCAGGCGGTCGGCTTCCACCGCGCCATGCGCGACGTGGGCGTGCCGTCGGAACTGGTGATCTACCCGCGCGAACCGCACGGCATCGGCGAGCGCGCGCACCAGATCGACGTGCTCGTGCGCGTGCGCGCCTGGTACGCACGCTGGCTGTGACGGCGCGCTTTTTGGCGCGAGCGGTCGCGGTGCTATACTCGTGGCATAGCGCGGCGCAGTGCGGGCGCGGCCGCGCACTGCGGGCGTACCAACGAGTCGACGACCACGCGAACGATCCACTTCCGGCACCCGCACCACGCCCCGCATCGCCTCGCTCACGCGTCTCCGGCATTGCGTACTCCCATACTTTCCATTTACGAGGACATCATGGACAAATCAATGCGCATCGTGACCGACGCCGCGGCCGACCTGCCGCCCGCCGAAGCCGCGGCAATGGGCATCACCATTGCGCCGCTGCACATCAAGTTCCCGGATCGCGAGATCAGTTCAAGCGACATCACCCCGGACGATTTCTACAACCGGCTCGAAGCGATGCAACCGCATATCCCCACCACGTCGCAGCCGTCGGTCGGCGCGCTGGAGGCGCTGTTTCGCGCCGTCAGCGCAGACGGCGCGCGCGTATTCTCCATCCATATCTCGTCGGGCCTGAGCGGAACGTTCGGGTCCGCTGCGCTGGCCGCAAAGCAGCTGGGCGAGGGGGTGGTGCACGTCGAAGATAGCCTGACGCTGTCCGGCGGCGAGCGCTTTCAGGTGCTGGCCGCGGCCAACGCCGCGCGCGCCGGCTGGGAGCCTGCGGCGATCATCGCGCACATGGCGAAGCTGCGCGCCGAGACCGAGGTCGTCTACACGCTCGACACGCTGAAGTACCTGGAGCGCGGCGGGCGTATCGGCCGCGTGCAGGCGCTGGCCGGCGCGCTGCTCAACATCAAGCCGCTCATTCACGTCGACAAGAAAGACGGCAAGTACAGTAACCTCGGTCGCGCGCGCACGATCCGCGCGGCCGTGGGGCAGATCGCGGACCGCATTGCGGGGCTGTACGACCAGCAGACGCCGCTGTGGGTCTCGGTGCTGCACGGCCGCATCGAGCCCGAGGCCAACGCGCTCGCGGAGTTGCTGCGGCAGAAGGTGAACGTGGGCCGGCTGGAGGTGCTGCGCATCTCGCCGGTGCT
Proteins encoded in this region:
- a CDS encoding S9 family peptidase; amino-acid sequence: MTELTADLIVSARLPGELTLSPDGRTVAYTLAPIGKREPHPLASMWLAATDGLTPPRPLTTDTCDNRRAQWSPDGAQIAFLSDRAERGTLQLYVIPVAGGEARPLTPAANKRPVRAFAWSPDGAQIAYTCADEPDDEEKRREKERDDAVVFGERLLRARLRVMMVATGETRTLTDGNRHVSELAWSPDGSQIAFATWPAPAEEFSGRDTRIDAVPATGGDARLVARLGRQRLRGLVWSGDGRRLLFIGSASRHAQSSGALWAVDAIGGDPVHLAFGEESCASDLAQPRGSSRALAVVAAGIDTQLHWIDAQTGALDHFYAASEETPVRDILAATAVVPPHSTPVLAAVRAGGDKPWEVWSAQASSGVPVIWSALTAHQTAFDGIRFGEQEPFYWQAPDGLMLDGIFVRPANDLTPPWPTVVLVHGGPYGRFAQGFFVGWGQWAQWLATAGYAVLLPNPRGGMGHGERFAAAARGDVGGADWLDVASAADAAVARGLADPARLGIGGWSQGGFMTAWATTQTRRFKAAIMGAGVSDWGMLTLTSDVPDFESELGGNVPWDGPGARHDLALSPIMVARRAATPILILHGQNDERVPVSQAVGFHRAMRDVGVPSELVIYPREPHGIGERAHQIDVLVRVRAWYARWL
- a CDS encoding DegV family protein; this translates as MDKSMRIVTDAAADLPPAEAAAMGITIAPLHIKFPDREISSSDITPDDFYNRLEAMQPHIPTTSQPSVGALEALFRAVSADGARVFSIHISSGLSGTFGSAALAAKQLGEGVVHVEDSLTLSGGERFQVLAAANAARAGWEPAAIIAHMAKLRAETEVVYTLDTLKYLERGGRIGRVQALAGALLNIKPLIHVDKKDGKYSNLGRARTIRAAVGQIADRIAGLYDQQTPLWVSVLHGRIEPEANALAELLRQKVNVGRLEVLRISPVLGVHTGPGIVGVAVAPLVLVEGFR